Proteins found in one Amphiura filiformis chromosome 14, Afil_fr2py, whole genome shotgun sequence genomic segment:
- the LOC140170487 gene encoding chordin-like protein 1, translating to MEMVVSSSMDDILGLSGKRLQIDVCDFGESRYSVGETWHPHLRPHGTNYCIKCTCYSYGQVRCSNTECPALTCANPRHVPGKCCPQCEKANQNRPSTPSPTYQRCQYQEKYYSHGELFTTEDIFLARRRDQCVQCSCSEGNVYCALKTCLPTHCSNPVVLPDSCCPVCTPQDTDIHLDDLDANLNDVEADLHQIIRPGPADLPGTGLIPGDGGISDGTASVLTQLGFGSDRNDRDQGLSEVCESNGDLYYEGQTWHPTLFPFGTMKCILCTCKRGNADCGRVECPLESSLPCDNPIQIHGQCCKTCPETIRLTVHDGIGQSSVLYTDSTQDIPSPHLSLCLRKSEDILFYQYKVTSEAAATRREGSSFEYAIEDLKTEEIELHVWTVSQDTGAIEDFQIGTISQESFNRLQEHDRYGKYYLVGASTSHRLRKLKRKERKIQETCTRNCLRRISTVTKPLKVRTIVQSADCSSSSIHTAKQKGKRSSRSG from the exons ATGGAAATGGTTGTGTCATCTTCTATGGATGATATACTGGGTTTGAGTGGGAAACGACTCCAAATTG ATGTATGTGATTTTGGCGAGAGTCGATATTCAGTTGGCGAGACATGGCATCCTCATTTAAGACCACACGGTACCAACTACTGCATCAAATGTACTTGCTATAGTTACGGCCAAGTCAGATGTTCCAATACCGAATGTCCGGCATTGACCTGTGCTAATCCAAGACATGTTCCTGGCAAATGCTGTCCACAGTGTGAAAAAG CAAACCAAAATAGGCCATCTACTCCATCACCGACATATCAACGTTGTCAATACCAAGAAAAGTATTACTCTCATGGAGAGCTATTCACAACAGAGGATATATTTCTAGCAAGACGGCGGGATCAATGTGTGCAGTGCAGTTGCTCG GAAGGGAATGTGTACTGTGCACTGAAGACATGTCTTCCAACCCATTGTAGCAACCCAGTAGTGTTGCCAGACTCTTGCTGTCCTGTCTGCACCCCACAAG ATACAGATATACATCTAGATGACCTAGATGCCAATTTAAATGACGTTGAGGCCGATCTTCATCAAATCATCCGGCCAGGTCCAGCTGATCTACCAGGGACTGGCTTGATCCCTGGAGATGGGGGGATTAGTGATGGTACAGCATCTGTCCTTACACAACTTGGATTTGGATCAGATAGAAACGATAGGGATCAAGGATTAAGTGAAG TGTGTGAATCTAATGGTGACCTGTACTACGAAGGTCAAACATGGCATCCTACATTATTTCCATTTGGTACCATGAAATGCATCCTATGTACATGCAAG CGTGGTAATGCAGATTGTGGACGAGTGGAGTGCCCTCTGGAATCAAGTTTACCATGTGATAACCCTATTCAGATTCATGGACAGTGCTGCAAAACATGCCCTG AAACCATCAGATTAACCGTGCATGATGGGATAGGTCAGAGTAGCGTTCTCTACACAGATAGCACACAAGATATACCATCACCCCACCTGTCACTATGCCTACGAAAGAGTGAAGACATTCtattttaccaatacaaagtcacATCTGAGGCGGCAGCTACAAGGAGGGAGGGGTCATCTTTTGAATATGCAATAGAAGATTTAAAAACGGAAGAAATTGAGCTCCATGTATGGACAGTTTCACaag ATACAGGTGCAATAGAAGATTTCCAAATTGGTACTATATCACAAGAGTCCTTCAACAGGTTACAGGAACATGATAGATATGGGAAATATTACCTTGTTGGGGCCTCAACATCAC ATCGACTCCGGAAGTTAAAGCGCAAAGAACGCAAAATCCAGGAAACGTGTACAAGAAACTGCTTACGAAGAATATCCACAGTAACTAAACCGCTGAAGGTGCGCACAATTGTCCAATCGGCCGACTGCAGCAGTTCGTCGATACACACAGCTAAACAGAAAGGAAAACGGAGCAGTAGATCAGGGTAG